Proteins from a genomic interval of Sphingobacterium sp. SYP-B4668:
- a CDS encoding alpha-hydroxy acid oxidase, which produces MSENIIQYNPKYPSILDLKKKAKSRMPKFAFDYLEGGCNEEVNLRLNKSDYEKILLKPHYLKAYKGIDMGIDLFGTRYAAPFGISPVGLQGLMWPNAPEILAKAAAKHNVPYILSTVSTSSIERIAEVSDGKAWFQLYHPTENSLRDDILRRLRDVECPVLVVLVDVPSFGLRYREIKSGLSMPPKMNIANIFQAAIRPRWGIQTLKHGIPSFATLKPYMEKGLDMTQLGKFMNRTFTGRVDVDKIKAIREQWKGVLVLKGIVTEEDMQQCIDIGVDGVIVSNHGGRQIDAGESSIASLQRLVSNPLYKEKIKIMVDGGMRSGVDIGRAMAVGADFAFMGRPFMYGVGALGEQGGDHTISMFKAHLKQMMEQLSCERVEDFPLSLLR; this is translated from the coding sequence ATGAGTGAGAATATCATTCAATATAATCCCAAATATCCATCTATATTGGATCTAAAGAAAAAGGCAAAATCACGGATGCCTAAATTTGCCTTCGATTATTTAGAAGGTGGATGCAATGAAGAAGTCAATCTTCGTCTAAATAAATCCGATTATGAAAAAATCCTCTTAAAGCCCCATTATTTAAAGGCATACAAGGGTATTGATATGGGTATTGATTTGTTTGGAACACGTTATGCAGCCCCTTTTGGTATTTCTCCTGTAGGCCTTCAAGGGCTCATGTGGCCCAATGCTCCAGAAATATTGGCCAAGGCTGCGGCCAAACATAATGTACCGTATATTCTTAGTACAGTATCCACTAGTAGCATTGAACGTATCGCTGAGGTGTCAGACGGAAAGGCTTGGTTTCAGTTGTACCATCCAACTGAAAACTCTTTGCGAGATGATATCCTACGTAGGCTACGCGATGTAGAGTGTCCTGTATTGGTGGTATTGGTCGACGTTCCGTCATTTGGCTTACGTTATCGTGAGATTAAAAGCGGCTTGTCTATGCCTCCCAAGATGAATATTGCCAATATATTCCAAGCAGCTATACGTCCACGTTGGGGAATCCAGACATTGAAACACGGCATACCATCCTTTGCAACACTTAAACCTTATATGGAAAAGGGCTTGGATATGACCCAACTCGGAAAATTTATGAATCGTACTTTTACAGGACGTGTTGATGTGGACAAGATTAAGGCCATCCGTGAGCAGTGGAAAGGAGTATTAGTACTCAAAGGAATCGTGACAGAGGAAGATATGCAACAGTGCATTGATATCGGTGTCGATGGAGTGATTGTATCCAATCACGGAGGCAGACAAATCGATGCCGGCGAGTCTTCAATAGCATCGCTTCAACGTTTGGTATCCAACCCGCTATACAAAGAAAAAATTAAAATCATGGTTGATGGTGGTATGCGATCAGGTGTTGATATTGGACGAGCCATGGCAGTGGGAGCTGACTTTGCGTTTATGGGGAGACCATTTATGTATGGAGTAGGTGCTTTGGGAGAGCAAGGCGGCGATCACACCATATCCATGTTTAAGGCACATCTCAAACAAATGATGGAGCAATTATCATGTGAACGTGTTGAAGATTTTCCATTGTCGCTATTGAGATAA
- a CDS encoding GntR family transcriptional regulator produces the protein MTKSTIDFLHTIQISDFSATPKYQQLAFAITDAVKNGSLVKDDTLPSINELSVYVDISRDTVEKAYKFLKVKGVIASIPGKGYYVATSDVKQRQKIALLLNKLSAHKKIVYDSFAKELGDDAALDLFVYNSDLSYLRTLLGNLTKTYDYYVLFPHFKEGRDQAAEVINKLIPTGKLVLLGTYIDDIHYEFPAVFENYEKDIYGALEEALPSLSKYETLKLIFPDNSDYPKAIIKGFYKFCQQYAFNHILVSDLNQEKIDKCVCYINLAEDDLVQLLDKIIKKKLQIGSEVGVISYNETPLKKFILNGITTISTDFELMGKYAANLIKKKKNDKIEVPFYLTLRASV, from the coding sequence ATGACTAAATCTACAATAGACTTTTTACATACGATACAAATCAGTGATTTTTCAGCCACACCCAAATATCAGCAGCTTGCGTTTGCCATTACCGATGCGGTTAAGAATGGCAGTTTAGTGAAAGATGATACACTTCCCTCCATTAATGAACTGAGTGTATACGTCGATATATCACGTGATACGGTAGAAAAGGCATATAAATTTTTGAAGGTGAAAGGGGTCATTGCTTCCATCCCGGGAAAGGGGTATTATGTTGCTACCTCAGATGTCAAGCAACGGCAAAAAATTGCATTGTTGCTCAATAAGCTGAGCGCTCACAAGAAAATAGTATATGATTCCTTCGCAAAGGAATTAGGGGATGATGCAGCATTAGACCTCTTTGTATATAATAGCGATCTCTCTTATCTACGTACATTATTAGGCAATCTGACCAAGACATATGATTATTATGTTCTTTTTCCACATTTTAAAGAAGGACGGGATCAAGCGGCAGAAGTTATCAATAAGCTGATTCCTACCGGTAAACTAGTTCTTTTAGGCACATATATAGATGATATCCACTATGAATTTCCAGCTGTTTTTGAGAATTATGAAAAAGATATCTACGGAGCGTTGGAGGAGGCCCTTCCGTCACTGAGTAAGTACGAAACCTTAAAATTGATTTTTCCGGATAATAGCGATTATCCCAAGGCCATTATAAAAGGTTTTTACAAATTTTGTCAGCAATATGCATTCAATCATATATTGGTAAGTGATTTGAATCAGGAAAAAATAGACAAGTGTGTTTGCTATATTAATCTTGCGGAGGATGATTTGGTACAATTGCTGGATAAGATTATTAAGAAAAAATTACAAATTGGAAGTGAGGTTGGTGTTATTTCGTATAATGAGACACCACTTAAGAAATTTATCCTCAATGGAATCACAACTATTTCTACGGATTTTGAGTTGATGGGAAAATATGCAGCCAATCTCATTAAGAAAAAGAAAAATGATAAGATAGAAGTTCCTTTTTACTTGACGCTGAGGGCATCAGTATAA
- a CDS encoding DUF4136 domain-containing protein, translating to MKKIIYFLALGLMLVLASSCSSYKYNTTRVQELDFSQYKTYGWLPPIDSLSKDYFNNDIARHNIMSTANKEIEARGLTYSKENPDLLFRYVSIVNNKSRLVYGNTYWGWGGPWGFYRPWGFYGGFYGGYSYPVGKERYRYSHLIIEAIDRKTNSVVWQARGSHEIDNPEKAINNLPKVVSGILKKYPIQIKK from the coding sequence ATGAAAAAGATAATATATTTCCTCGCACTTGGACTTATGCTCGTATTGGCATCATCCTGCTCATCGTATAAATATAATACGACGCGAGTACAAGAGTTAGATTTTAGTCAATATAAAACCTATGGATGGCTTCCACCTATAGATTCTTTATCGAAGGACTATTTCAACAATGATATTGCTAGACACAATATCATGAGTACCGCAAATAAGGAAATTGAAGCTAGAGGGCTGACATATAGTAAAGAAAATCCAGACCTACTCTTCAGATACGTTAGTATTGTCAACAATAAGAGCCGTCTTGTATATGGTAATACATACTGGGGATGGGGTGGTCCTTGGGGATTTTATAGACCTTGGGGCTTCTATGGCGGATTCTACGGTGGTTACTCTTACCCTGTTGGAAAAGAGCGCTATCGCTACAGCCACCTGATCATTGAAGCCATTGACAGAAAAACGAATTCTGTTGTATGGCAGGCAAGAGGATCACACGAAATAGACAACCCAGAAAAGGCCATCAATAATCTGCCAAAAGTTGTCTCAGGTATTTTGAAAAAATATCCGATTCAGATAAAAAAATAA